DNA from Musa acuminata AAA Group cultivar baxijiao chromosome BXJ1-5, Cavendish_Baxijiao_AAA, whole genome shotgun sequence:
GGGGAAGCTGCGTACGTGCCATCCGACTGTTCTTTGTACGGCATGAATGGGTAAAAAACGAATCACACTTTATTCtcaaaaataaggaaaaaatagAGATAAAAGAACATCTAAAACCCGATTCCATGAACTGAAACCATCGCGAGTGGGTTGCAACTTAGATGGAAGAAGATGGTGTGCACCATCTAATTGTTCTTCCCTTGTGAAAATGTCCCATACCTTTCACAAGGAACAAGCAACATCAATAGATTCCCACAAGATATATTAACATTAATATAAACACAATACAAACCAAAAGTTGAAACTTCACTTTCGTTTCTCTTTCCAGGAAACTTACAGTAATTAAGCACTAAAACAGAGGAAGACAGTATTGATGTCAATCTTAAAAAGATCATGCtttgaacttttttttattttttctaattattcaaaaaagataattaaagaCACTCCAAGACACACACGCGTGCACAAAATCCAGTGCTAGTTGAATTGCACATCATCAActtgatcatgattatgattggcTCAATGTATCCCCAAAACAACATAACCGCAACGGCAGCAACACCGTCAAGAACATAATAATACCATGCACAGGGAGAGTCTTCGCCTCCAGCCACTTATTCCAGACATTTGTACACATCCCAAAGCATACCGCAGATTACAACTCATACTTCACGTACTAGTAGTAGCCATAGATACTTACTGAAGGAgggggagaggaagaagaagctgcagTGACACCGTGTGCTCGTTCTGTTCAGTTCCAAACCCACAACCCCAGCTGGGCATCctcctggtggtggtggtggtagtggtGGTGATGATGGTGCTCCCCCACGAACATCGAATCGTAATAGCAGTCACAATTAGCCGCGTCGTTTACGTCGCCGTGGTAGCCTTCGGGGAAGAAGGACACCTCGCCGCTGTCCAACAGGTGGGTCGGGCACTCCGCGTCGACCACCGCGCTCCCGCCGCTTCCCGTGCTCAGCCTGTCCTCCGCCTTCTTCTGCACTGCCAGGGACGCGAGGTCGGTAGCTGATGCGGCATGGTCGCCCGCTTTTGTCCCGGTGATCCCTGCGGCTGCCGTCGGGGCTGTAGCCTTATTGATCTGGAGCTTCTCGGTCAGTGAGATCACCTGAAGGATTTGCCACCAATGGCGGTTAACCATAGCAACAGGAAGGCGGCCATTCTCCAATGGCGCCAACGCCAACCATTTCGTCGAACACGATTGACGACGAAGGTGGTGTTATCTTGGaatcgaggagagagagagagagagtgtgtgtgtgtatgcctGGGAGCGGAGGCGGTCGTTCTCCCTGAGGAGGGAATCGTGGTCGGCGAGGAGGGTGTTGTAGGAGGACTTGAGGCGGTCGAAGTCGTGCTCCAGCTGCTTGTTCTTCCACCGGGCGCGGCGATTCTGAAACCAAACAGCCACCTGCCTTGGCTGCATCCCCAGCTTCCGTGCGAGCTCACCCTTCCTCTCCGGCTCCAGCTTGTTCTCCGCCTCGAAGCTCCGCTCCAGCAGGTGTACCTTTCATCGCCGCAACCTCAACATCATTCACTTCAGCACATCACAACCATCCGGAAGTCGACCAACACCCCAACACGGGAGATTACTTATTCTAGTTGCTGCGTCAAATACGACAACCTATTGCATCGGTCAACCACACGGAGGGGGCGGAGGAGGCCTCCATGGCACCATTGGAAGAGTAAAAGCATATTCCTCCGTTAAATCTAACACGTATCCAGTTCCAATGACCTACATGTGATCTGGGAATCAACTAGCACGCCCGCCCATGGCCGTGGTACCGTGTCCCAATAAGCGACAACAAAGAACAGGTCATATGCTAAGGGAAAAGACCAAAACCTTTTATTACAGCCCTGTGGAAGTGTTCTCTCACAAGCAAAACTATAGTTACCGTCCATGGCATTATGTCCTCTTCCTTGTGTCCTCGCATCAACTTCTGAATTCTACGCAACATGAACATAGCGATGGGCAGAAGAATTACCTGCTCCGGCGTGAGGCGGCGCTTCTTCTCCGGCAGCTGCTCGTCGTAGTAGTAGTACTCCTCCTCCAGTAGCTCGTCTGGCGACGTGAAGAAGGGCCGGCGCTTGCTCGCGCCCTCGACCGCAGACACAGCTGGTCCCGCCCCTTTTATTCCGAAAATACCCCTACTAAGTAACTTGACGCCGGGCAACCGACCCATACACGACAACAAGCACCAACGAGGACAAGATCGGAAAAACGAAGGAACCCACCTCCGAACACCGGGCCGCCGCCGCCCAGGAGGATCATCTGCTGCCCGTGGTGGCCGTGCGACAAGGAGGAATGAAAGATCAGACGGCCAGAGTCCATCGCCCTAGCTCGAACACAGATCAGTGCGGCCGCTGACGAGATCTCTCTCCCCTCTCCTTCTTCCACCAAGATCGAAGCTTGCTATAGCAGCGTCTATCGAGATCAATATCAATACGtgctatatctatatgtataaggAGGTCTCCTTGATCGGTTCAGAAGAAGACGATGCTCTTGTGGCGGAAGAACGACGTACTCCACAGGAGCCTCGTCGACGTCTTCATCAGAAAGAGAGAAAACCCCATCATGCGGCAATCCTGTCAGGGTTCGGCCTCCTCGAGATCCCCCAACTCCGCCaccgagacctcgtcggaggccgCGTCAGAGCCCGGCGACAGCGACGAAGGCAGAGAGAAAGGAGGAGGCGGGAGGGAGTTACGGCCGGAGCCGGGGACTCCGGCGGCAGCAAGAAGGCCTCTCTTCCGTTGTTCTTGTCTTCTTTCGGTGTGGAGAGGCTTCGCGGCCAAAGTTGAGGGAAGGGACGACGGCGTGGATTTATAGCTGGGGAGTTTGCCTGGTGTGACGGAAATGCCACAATGAGTGTTGGGATATCACGGGATAGGGGAAGGATAACATGTGTGAACATGGAACATCGCAGGGATAGCGTAGTCCATACGGTGAAGTTGGGGAATGGCTGCGATCGAGACGTGGGGATAAGGTATTCGGTTTATCTTATACCGATCTGGATCCGTATTTATGGGGACTTGTGGGATACGGGGAACGGGGAACGGGGAAGGGTTGGCCAAAGTAGATCTGAGTTTGTTTGTTTCTTCTACTGTACAACATGGTATTTATTGTACGATAGATATAAGTATTATTATACGAATATAGTATGAAAGTCTGGATGGTGACAAAaatcatttatattttttatattaactgATGAATtcagaagggaaagaagaaattCCATCCGGTACAATAGGAATTTGATTGCTATCTTGACTAGATTGCCTTGATTGATTGTCGCATGCGATTACAGACCAAAGAAAACATCAAATCTTATTAACTTTTGAATTTTCCCAAATTTTAATTCAGGTTAAAACGTTGGAAGCAataaattagattttgattaagaAATAATAGTTACGAGTTTTGAGTGGGTATGCTtatgtatatataagtattgAGGGAAGAGATAATATAAAGATtgcaaatatattaaattatctataataataataataataataataatagattgaAAATTTAAAGAAGTGAAACAAGTCAAGGCGCGGGAGGGGGCGTGGGCGTGGGGGTCACCACACCGGGGAGGGCGGGCCCACCGCGGACGAAGTTGACGTGGGACCATGACAGGTGTTCGGGTGGGGCCACCAGACGCAGAGGCACCACACGCGGTAGGAGCACATGGGGAGGCAGGGTTGGGTGGCCCGTGTGGGCCCCACCGCCGACCACAATCGGGGCCACGGGGGGTGCGTTGGGTTGAATCAAGAAAGAGGGCATTTGGAAGGTGGGGGTGGGGGACGAGAACGGGTCGGACTGTTTTAGGTAATTATGTGTATTCGATCcacttaaattaaattaaatcgaACTATCATCTAATTAAAATTTCCAATTAGATTGTCAAAGGGCACGACGATATCGAagttaaattaattattaatgtCAGATATCCGATGAATATGACTGTCACACTTGATTGGTAATCGAATTGTGTCATGTCATGAGGACAGATGTCGAACATGTGTAACGCAGTGCAGTTCGGGTTCGGGCACGCAACCGTCATGACATGTATTAAATTTGTCTCACCTTTGGTTTCACCAATCAAGATTTGAAATTGAGGGTCACAAGTCACACCATTTGAGATGATTGAACTCCTAATGCCACCGTTAGTGGAGCTCTGATCCGAAATTATTTcagttaattatttttaattcattatatatgtatatatgtatatatatatatattgcatgggCAAATTAAGAGACTGCTTTCTCAGCTTAGTTCATCTTCCTTAGGTGTTGTCCGAGTGGATTGAGGAGCCCCACTGAAGTAGTGGAGAATCCTTCCTCCCTTTTTCTACTGATTACAACTTCTTCTTGGGTCTCCTCTCCTACCAACAATGCAAACCCAGTGGTACAGAACTGTATATGATCACTTCTCCCTTGGTTTCAGTAGTTAGATGCTGTATTCCTCAACATGATGTAGTAGTGGTCCATGGAGAGGGGATGGGAGGAGAGAGAGTCTCCAATAAAAGAAGAGCAGAAAACACATTTGACTTCTCTGTACCAATGCCACCACCATTGCTTCTCACCTGCAGCAGGTTTGTGTGATGATTACACAACATTTGATTTCTGGTGTTCAGATGGGAGGAGGGCAGCCACCCAATGAGGGAAGTCAAATGGGTCTCTGTGTCAGCCTCACCACAAGGGGCTTGATGTTGCCTCCATTTCCCACAGTATCAGCCACTGAGGGAAATTGGATTCCAGTGGATCTCCATGGCTGCTCTTTCTTTAACATTGCATCTCTACCTACTTGGTGATTTAGCTGATGAGGCTTTGGAGGCCATGAAAACTTCCTTCGCTTGGCAGGAAAGAAGAATTAACTAACATTCACTTCGTTTCCAGCTTATCAACTCTCTTTCTTGATGACATCTCATTGATCTGAAGAATAGATTGCATAATGTTTCAGCTTTAGTTTTTAATCTTGTGCTGATTCATAGTGATCCCTTCATCAGGTTAACTTATTCAAGGCACTGCAATTGAGCTCTCAACAGCATGATTTCAGAAAACATAGTGTATTTATTTGATATAAAccatcaaaattatcttttggcAAAGGGATTTAAGCAATTGTTCACTTGAcatttttttttctgatgaagctcataacaagatttctttcctATAGGCAAAAATTGTGTGTAGCAGGAATAGATCATCAAaagaaaagtgtgcatgattgTGAATGACAACAGAAGCTTTTGTCATTTCTACCATTTTGTGCAGTCTCTGTCACTGAAGGACACACTTAGTCATTCATCAAAGCTAACCATGCAGTGACAGTAAAATTCTGCTACATACTGCAGACATCTAACATTTTATCAACTGCATAAAGCTAGATAATGAACAATTAAGCCAACCAAGAACTGTAAACACAATGTCTTTTGGCTGGAGTGGGTGTCTAACCCTATCCAGTATGAACAGCATAATTttactcttttttattttctttttctatttgttgctttgtgtgtgtgtgagagagagagagagagagagagagagagagagagagagagagatggacaaAAGGCATCCAGTGGCCACCTATTCTCTAATCAGTACTATTCTGGAGGATAgggataatctctctctctctctctctctctctctctctctacatttcCTCACAAAATTGTTTGGTTGTATGAACATATTTTTGGACCACTCTGAGCTCCTATCTTTGCTGTCCCAGATGATGAAGAGAAAGGAGAATGGATGGTCTCTATAATTTAACTCTATCTCAAACTAGGGGTGATGAAGAAATGTGGCTAtgctttctctctccctctcccttctTTTTCTTAGCTGGGATGCATTTTCTGAGTCCAAGAGGATTGGAGCTTCCTTGACATTATATGCAACAACAAGGAATATGATCTCTGCAGCTTCTTTATAAGATGTATATCTTTGCTGTGACACCATATCCAAGgaataggagaagaagaaagcacaTCAAGTAGGATGTTTTTAATATACAGTGGGGGTTGGGTAGGATGACTAAAGTGGGAGCATGAAGTAGTGCTCCTCTTACCTTCCCCTAATGTCAAGATCTGTCAAAAGGCACAACAAATAGGAGAAACAAATATCCTTTTATGTTGACATATGCAcacaaatgtaaaaaaaaaagaaaaaaaaagagtattttaTGTGGAATTTCAGGTGTTTCTTCACAGAAATGTACGCGCACAAAtgtataaaaacaaaaaaattataattttctccctttctcctctcccctctttttgtaattttttttggaCTTTCTAAATTTCAGTCTCTAGAAATAAAAGAAGACTCAATTTAATTGCAAGAtagtatttattttaataaagaagaaaaaaattaaaatgacaaTAAATATGCTCAGCTAAAGGATGGAGAGTGGTCCTCCACTCTATTTTCTGAACAAGGTGTATTTCAATGATTGATAACAAACACTCTACATGAATGCTTTCTCACAATCCTTATAAGAAAAGTTTTTAATTTTGAGGATTGGATTTTACCAATCGTAACTCGAATCAATATGTTGATATGTCAATACTATCGTATGTAtgagttaaaaaaataatttatcatcCAATAcaaattttatcttgaatgtATAGATCTTATATCGAGTAGTATACATACCGCATCGAACCATCTAAATCTTTTGTGAGATCTAATGACTAATATAAGTTTTGTACAAAATCTTGTATATATGTCATTCGATAATTGGTCCTATGAATATCTAAGTTTTCTTCtccacaaagaaaataaaaaaaagggaaaaggaaaAAACTTTAGATCCAATGTAAGACTTTGAGAAAGGTGACTTTGAGAAAGGTAAGGAGTCCACTCATTGAGTGGACAGGTGAGTGGTCATGGGTATGTCCAAGGTGTTATCCTAAGGACTGCACTCATTGTATTCATGTTTTTTTTAACCTAAGCAGATGTCACTTCATGCTTGGCAACATGGAACTTATGTGCAGCACACAGAAACCAAGGGTTGTGAACATGATCCCATTGCTGTGGACTTGGGTTCATAAGCTGGAAATAAATTAGTAGATTTAGTTATCTATTTTTTTCTACCTGAATTCATAAGGTGGAAAAAAGAAAATTAGGATTGCTCCAGCAGTGTTACTGATAGGTCAGGATTGTGACAGCAGAACCTTTAATGCAGTATAAGCCTCATTGCAGGAACTAACCAAATGCACAGTAGTAAGTGTGAAGAAACTGCACTAATTTGAATTCACTTCCAAGGCAAGAAAAAGGACTGACTACACAAGTCAGCTAATGTTGTTCTACTTGCTGTACAGTTTATCATGAGCAGACAATTGTTGCAGCTCTTATGATATCTATACTCTCATTAATTCAATCAAGAAgctaaaagcaaatacaagagagaaaatatatatatgcagTCTCTTAAACGAAGTCTTGGATTGACTTGTAAAGATCTCATGTATATACTACTATAATTAATTTAGATTTAAACATCTTATATCAAAGATTCAAGgtcaaaaaaataaatgatattagAGTACTATAGAGCATGGTATTGATTGTTGTTCTAATAAAAGAGGCAcatcaattatattattattaatactttaaaagaataaatgatgaagacGAGATTCAAAGTCTGAGACCTTGATGTTTTACTAGCTAAGGTCACTGAtgctttcaataatttatatatactATTATCATTTTATGCATTTAAGTAAATGATGGATTTAAAGTAATTTGAACTAATTAAGGGATCGGAGTAACATTAATTAGATATAATTCTCAACCATTAACTGAAGCACTACTGTGGCTCTTGGCTCAGATCAACTTTTAGAGAATAATCCAACCATGAAAGATGAAAATTACATCAGATAACGCATGATGGATTTACTTACATGACCATCCACATCACTTTCACTAGACAAGTTAACATACTTACACATGAATTGAGTCTTGAACACCTATGTTGAAGTCAGACTAAATTGCACTGAATTGGAAGACACCTCCTTTGGGTCCTCAAAGATTGGCTGTCAACAGTTTATGATCTCTCACGAGCCATTAAAATTAGCAATTTGGAATCGGCCAGAGTAGGTTATGAGCACTTCAATCGATATTTTTAATTTCAAGATTTTATAGAAACCATCAAAAATACAACCGAATAATTTTTTCCACAAGAGCGAAAAATATTTCGATGTCAACTACACGAaggaattgaaaaataaaaaaaatcaaaggagATGAGAGATAATCGAAAATTAgaataattagaaaaaaaaaagtataataatTTTATCACTTGTAGTGAGTGATAAGAATTAGTCTAAAATAACAAACCGTCGTATTCAAATATAACAAAACATGATTCGGAGATTATAGACTTATAAACTAGAATAATTGTAACATGTTTATTTTGATCTTTATCATTAATCATACTTTCTCTTTGACAATATTCTCTAATTTCTAGTCATATTGTTTTATATTTTCCACAGATATTCTTTTAATCACACTCCGGCCAATCTATTTTTCTCCAAAAGAAATATTctcttttctattctttctttttgtttgccTTTTTCTTATATTGTATCCCTTTCTTAATTGGATCCAATCACAAAAATCTTATCCTTCATAGATTAGGTAATCTTTGATAAATGTATAAAAATTAATGGGATGAGTTTTCAAATTCcaaatctttcatgtcatgaatgAGGAAGAATGCAATCAAATCAAAAGGTTATCACGGGTTTGAAAACTGAATTTTTTTGTTGACCATAAAGCTAATTGGCTGTACTTactattgataagaccctaaagtcttatcataaaagaaatgaaaaaaaataataaggcactgataccaattgataaaaccctaaggtcttatcgtaaaagaagaaagagctctaataacaattgataagaccctaaagtcttatcatttgatatcagagcattttacgataagactttagggtcttatcaattagtatcaaagctctttcttcttttacgataagaccgtAGGGTCTTATCAACTATCGaattaagaaaattaatgcaATGGTTTAGAATTTAGAAAGGATAAATCTATAAATCTTGAAACCAAAAGTACAAGAAATACATATGTAGCCTTACgattaaccaaagaatcaaaagtAGAATCCAttgccatcaccaccaccaccaccactaacCGAGCAAACTGAATCAGTGATGCGCACCCCCATAGTAGTAAGGAGGGTAATGGTTGCGAGACTTGTTGTTCCTGTACGCACAGCAGCCCACCGTGTGGGTGATGATGAGAAACACAAGAAGAGCCGCGTTGACGATGGCCACCTTCTTCCTCCCGTCCTTGAGAGTTGCCAGAACACCTCCCTTGCATGAGTTACAGGAGTAGCACAGCTTCTCCTGGCCGTTACTCCATGCCTTGCAATCGAGCCCTGATGCAACTGCTCCAGATTTTGGCGTCGTCCAGTACGTAGCATTTACGTAGGTGAATCTGCAGTAGCTCGGTGGCTTGCAGCAACCAGACTGAAGTACACAAAATTAGGGTTTAGGCCGGATGATGCTATTCTTTTCTTCTCTATCCTCACTCATCAAGAAATCTTTGTCCTAATTTactctctcctctcttctcttcttgtttcttttaatcagCAGATCACACACTAATTGTTCTGCGATGGTTGAAAGAGAGAGAACGTAAGACATACCTGAATGGGCGACAGGTTTTTCCGGTAGAACTCGGTGGCCTTCATGCCGACGGCACCCTCGAGCTGGCCGCAGACCTTCGCCTCCTTCAAGCAGCCTTCGATGACATTCCAGGTCGGCCAATCCCGCACCCTCTTCTGCAGCCAGTGCGAGTAGTCGTCGAGTTTGTACTCTTTGTACGCCCTCCCAACTATCGCTTGTCCGACACCCTTATTGGTCACGATTAAGCCGAACATCGTGAAGGCAACCATGGCAAGGATCAACAGGAACAACACGAAGAGGTAGATCCATAGGAAGACGGACACACGAAAACATGAGCCCACGAAGCCCAGCACTGATACGACGAAGAGGAAGATGCCGAGGATGAGGAGGGGCAGTTGCAGGAACCGCTCGCATTCCGTGGCGGCTTGCACGCGGAACCACACCGCAATGCCGATGACCGGGAAGGAGACGAGCAGTGTCACGAAGTTTAAGATGCCTATCAGGCTGTTGCTGATCTTTACCATGCTTCGCTTCCCGGTTTCTTGGAACAAGCACGACTACAAAGTGTAATGAGATTGCGACCAGAGGTGTCGAGAGGGGAGGAAacaatgcctctctctctctctctctctctctgtcaaaTCAAAAATCACAATTGAAGGAGATGACACAATGATgaatcttcctcttatttcttctcctctctctttctgtCAAACCAAGATGACAACTATGACAAGATTGCACCGAGAGATAGGAAAAGACAAGAGGTAGGAAATGTGAGAGGGGGAAATAATTGTCTCTTGCTGCCTCTCCTTTCTCCGCCGTCAATATCAAGGAGGGAAGGAGAAGAAGTTTGGGTCTCCTTTGTCCCATAATAGGGGAGACTCAGTTGGTAGGTCTATTTTTACAGACACAACTATCaaattactatttttttttcttttgatatacAATGGGGAAAAAGTTGGCTGGTGGAGACAGGAGATTGTGAACTCATGTAAATAAAAGAAGATTTGAGATTTGGAGTTGTGATGTTGCTGGAATTTCCAGGTGGGTTTTGTTTTTTATTAGAAGTTCTTAGTCACAAGGCTTATAACAAAATCATAATGGTCTATATTTAGTTATAAGACTCATTCAATCTGTATAAAATTTACATGTCCCTAATGAATTAAACTTTGTTGTTGCCAGAGAATTTGTTTCCATATAACTAAAGTGTATTAGGGGCTTTATTTTTCacaaattagatcataacattgaaGATTTAGCTACACAATTTAGGGACTATGATCCTGAAATAGCAATGAACAACATCCAACTCTTTTTTTTTGGGGTAGATGTAGACAAGAATGagacatataatttattttttttataagatatATCCCAAGATAATGCAATCAATGATCAAGATATTTATTAGTCATGATAGTTGTTGATATCTTTAAAATTATCGAATGAAATTCTAAACCCTCGACTTATGCAAAATGGTTAAAACTAGTTGAATGAGTTTCTAAAACTATCAACTTTTGATAtgaactaaaaatatttatcGGACGATATCTCAAAGTATCGGcccatgataaaaatttaatcggATAtgatttcgattgtgttttagaaATCATATTACTAAATGGAACCAACTTGTTTCTAAAATAGAAAAACTAAAACTAAAGAATAAACATGTGAGTGATCCTACCATTATCATTTACTATTTAgattataataattaataaataaaatgatgtatatttttttatACCTTAGAGAATACATGAGGTTTATCATTATCTACATGCAAATTCTTTTAGaggataaaaatgataatatttttttgttgttgATATAACAAAATTtaagtttatatttatttttttaatattttaccttcttatatttttttagacttttattttttttctattttttttcctgTAGTCTCACTgacagatacattgcagaatataTCTGTAACGGTTTTTTGCGGGTATTGGTTTCGGGAATTCGTCATTATAACGGCCGTTATATTGATAACTATATTGTCCACCGTCGGCCCGGCTGACTCTTTCCCTTGTCCAAAAGCATCGGAGGAGGCGTAGCAGCGAGGAAACGGAAGGCTTCGGGCGATGGCTGCCACTAACCCCGGAGGCGTCAAGGTCAGCTCCATAAAGGCCTCCTTTACACCCAAATCTTTACCCGAATTCCCTATCGAACCATGGATGCATCGATTGCCCTCTTCTCTCTGTTCTTTTTCTCTTCCGTTCCGACCGTCCACTGGGTGATGATATCTGCTCCGGATCTCATCTTCCTCTGGAGTTCGTTCGAGTTTTGATTGGACTTTGAGAATCGTAGGAAACTGTTGTTCTGATCTCTTCTCCTACGTCACATCATCTCTTTACGAGGCTTATAATCCGAAAGAAATCTTGTGAATTGTGGTGGAAAACAGAAAACAAGACTGAACATATTAGAATTCAGATTTAAACCTAAACTAGTCTTAATTTTATGCTTTGTTGTTTCAGTTGATATGATATGTTATTTGGTAAAGTGCCGACATTTAGGAGTTCTTTTTTCTGTGACATGTTGTTATGTTTGACTCTGACAAGCTAATGTAGTTCTTATTTTGCATTATAAGAATGAAGTGTTGTGATATGATATGTTAACTCATTTAGGGATTCTGAAGAGgtttattttgctttattccgTGATATGATATGTTATATGTTGTTATGTTCGATTCATAGATTGAAGTGCTTAGTAGAATTTGATTATGAACTGATGTCCATAACGTAGGATGCCAACACCATAGGATTCTTCTGTGAGCTACTTTCTGTGGTGTGGAAAAAAGTTGAATTTTAAAAGGCTCTAATTGCTTTTGTGGCCTGATTACCATCATCGTCCTCATTAGCTGTTGGTTTTTTTTAACTGATGTTTGGTATCACTCAAATGAGATGTTCCATGTCATGTTACCGTGATTTCATTATTAAAGTATATTACACTCGACTTGTGAGTTATATCCAATGTATATTTTGTGTTACGAGGTAACATAATGACTATTTTCTATGACATCATTTATATGACTGATGAGTTCAGCCAGTTGATATTGCAGGCTGATCAAGACTCGGAATATCCAGCACAGAGCACCGCTGACATGACTGTATTTGTGAGTTCTGTGTtgtatatttcttgaaatttcatGGAGATTGTCATCTTGCTTGCTTGTTTTGTTCACGTGTTTTGAGTTTATTGAGACAAAAACTTGCGA
Protein-coding regions in this window:
- the LOC135675063 gene encoding tetraspanin-8-like, whose protein sequence is MVKISNSLIGILNFVTLLVSFPVIGIAVWFRVQAATECERFLQLPLLILGIFLFVVSVLGFVGSCFRVSVFLWIYLFVLFLLILAMVAFTMFGLIVTNKGVGQAIVGRAYKEYKLDDYSHWLQKRVRDWPTWNVIEGCLKEAKVCGQLEGAVGMKATEFYRKNLSPIQSGCCKPPSYCRFTYVNATYWTTPKSGAVASGLDCKAWSNGQEKLCYSCNSCKGGVLATLKDGRKKVAIVNAALLVFLIITHTVGCCAYRNNKSRNHYPPYYYGGKLPSYKSTPSSLPSTLAAKPLHTERRQEQRKRGLLAAAGVPGSGRNSLPPPPFSLPSSLSPGSDAASDEVSVAELGDLEEAEP
- the LOC135673091 gene encoding homeobox-leucine zipper protein HOX16-like, translating into MDSGRLIFHSSLSHGHHGQQMILLGGGGPVFGGAGPAVSAVEGASKRRPFFTSPDELLEEEYYYYDEQLPEKKRRLTPEQVHLLERSFEAENKLEPERKGELARKLGMQPRQVAVWFQNRRARWKNKQLEHDFDRLKSSYNTLLADHDSLLRENDRLRSQVISLTEKLQINKATAPTAAAGITGTKAGDHAASATDLASLAVQKKAEDRLSTGSGGSAVVDAECPTHLLDSGEVSFFPEGYHGDVNDAANCDCYYDSMFVGEHHHHHHYHHHHQEDAQLGLWVWN